TGTGGATCTGGGATTTACCGCCACCCCCCACGGGGCTTCCATGAGTATAGTTCCCCAGTTAGTGGATAAGGGAATTAAAGTTGTTGATCTCAGTGGAGACTACCGCTTCGACAATATAGGGACCTATGAGAAATGGTACAATCTCAAACACGAAAAACCGTTGGATGCAGTTTACGGGTTACCGGAGATGTACCGAGAGGAGATCAAAAAAGCCAATCTAGTTGCTAACCCTGGATGCTACCCTACTGGAGCTATCCTGGCAGGTATTCCACTGGTAAAGGAAGGGCTGGTGGATACTCTTATTGCAGACTCCAAAAGTGGGGTTAGCGGTGCCGGGATTAAACCCACCCCTGTTACCCATTATCCCAATATCAGCGATAATATAGTGCCCTACGCTGTCACCACTCACCGTCACATGCCTGAGATCCAGGAAAAACTCGGTAAATTTGGTGATGTTCGTGTTTCCTTCACCCCTCACCTGGTACCAGTAATCAGAGGTATTATAACCACCCTCCACTCATTCCCCAACCAGGAGATTAGTTCAGAGGAGATTGTGGATCTATATAATAAACAGTACCAGGCTGAACCATTTGTAAGGGTGCTGGATACGGGTGAAACCCCCCGTTTAAGTTCAGTGCGTGGATCCAACTTCTGCCATATAGGTTGTTTTGAAGTTGATGAAAACGGCCGATTAGTGGTTGTTTCTGCCATTGACAATTTGGTGAAAGGTGCCTCTGGGGCGGCAGTGGCCAACATGAACCTGATGTGTGGATTCCCTGAAAACATGTCCATGGAAGGTTGTGGTTTACATCCTTGAGATTGTTCCTTTTTTTACTGAAAAAAAGGCATAAATTACTGTGCATCCAAGGGAGACCTACACCCCCTAAACCTTTATAAACTTTGATCCATATATTTTATGAGAAGAAGAGAAAAAAGTGAGAAATTTCATTAAACTTTAGTAAACCCATTAATTCTACATAAAAACAGAGATTATCGCCAGAGGCAGATATCTACCATTTACTGTGATGATCAAAGGTTTACTATTTTCCTGATTTTTCCACTTTATTAGGAGTGAAACTTTATTGTTTGAGTTTTGAGGTAAATTTTATGAAAACCATGATCCTGTTTTATTCACGAACCCGGAAAACTGCCCTGGTAGCCAAAACATTGGCCCAGGAAGTTAACGCAGATTATCTGGAAATAACCGACCTGAACAACCGGGCGGGTGCGCTTAATTATGTGAAAGCTTCGCTGGATGCTTTCCGTGAGAATAAAACTTTAATAAAACCGGAGACAGTGAACCTCACTGATTATGATCTGGTTTATGTGGGGAGTCCCACTTGGGCTGGAAAACCAGCACCGGCAATAATAACCCTAATTGATCAATGCGACTTCCAAGGGAAGGATGTGATCCTCTTTGCCACCATGGGAAGTTCCGGGGGCCAGAAGGTAATTGAACGGATGCGGGAAAAAATAGAACCCCGCGGAGGGCGTATGATCAAATCATTCCAGATCAAAACTGGTAACCAAAAAACTGAAGAACTCGTTGAAAACATTAAAGAGATTGTAAAAGAGGAAGACCTCCCTATATATGGGATATAAATCAAGTGTGAGTGAATAAAATAATAAATTTTTACATTCACATTAATCCCTAATAAAAAAAAAAAATGTTAGGATAAGACCTGGTGATTTAATTGATAACATTGGAAAGATTCTTAGAATCATACAAACCACTAATCGCCATCCCCGTAGTGATCACCATCATTTCCCTGGTATTAATAGCCACCATGGGTATTAATGAGGGCATCGAACTTAAGGGTGGTACAGTAGTGGTTATAGAGCTTGAAAAATCCGTTAGTCAAAACGAATTGCAATCAATAATTAGTTCCACTGTCCCAGGTCAACAGGTTGATGTTAAATCCATTAACAACGACCAGGCCACAGTGGACATCACCGGTGACACCGATGTGGTTAAAATATCGGCGGCACTAAAGGAAACCGGTACCATAACCAGTTACCGATCAGTGGGGCCAGTGTTGAGCGCAGAATCAATGACCCAAATTTACTATGCACTGGCATTTGCCTTCATCTTCATGAGTATAACCGTGTTCATCATCTTCCGTGATGTCGTACCCAGCATGGCCATTATTCTGGCTGCAATTTCGGATATAGTCATAGCAGTGGGTGGGATGAGCCTGTTTGGCATACCCCTTTCCATTGCCTCTGTGGGAGCACTGCTGATGCTCATTGGTTACAGTGTGGATACCGACATACTCCTCACCACTCGAGTCCTTAAGAGGAAAGAAGGTACTATTACTCAACGGGCTAAAGATGCAATGAAAACAGGTATAACCATGGCTATCACATCCACTAGTTCCATGGTAGCATTGTACCTGGTGGTGGTGTTTTTAATACCAGCAGCCCAGACACTGGCTGATATTGCTGCGGTCCTTATAATTGGACTGGTAGCTGATATTATGACCACTTGGCTCATGAACCTTGGAATACTGAGATGGTACACGGAGGCACGCCAATGAAACTCAAAGAATTCTTAAAAGATAAAAGAGTGCTACTCCTGATAGTTCTGGTTATTGCCAGTATTGGTGCTATTTCTGTTCTAGGGATACAGCAGGGTTTGGATCTGAAAGGTGGGTCTACTATACAGATCCAGCTGGAAAAACCAGTGGACACCGCCACCATGAACACGGTTACCGCGGTTCTGGATAAAAGGTTGAACATTTTCGGGGTTAAAGATGTTAAAGTTTATCCCAGTGGAAACCAGAATGTAATTGTGGAGATTGCGGGGGTTCAACCTGAAGATGTGGCCAAGATCGTGGGAAGTAACGGTAAATTCGAGGCCAAGATCAACAACCAGACTGCGCTGGTGGGATCAGATATCACCCAGGTGAAAACTTACCAGGTGACCGGAACCCAATGGCAGGTCCCATTCACCGTGTCATTAGATGGTTCCAATCGATTTGCCCAGGTTGCTAAAGGCCAGGCCGGAGTCCCTGTGGAGATGTATCTAGATGATGAGTTGATCACTTCCCCGGAGCTTGCCGAAGAACTGGCCAATGGAAATCCATCCACCGATGTGATGATCAGTGGCGGGGCAGCTACCAAAGAAGAAGCTCAGACTGAAGCTAAAAG
This DNA window, taken from Methanobacterium subterraneum, encodes the following:
- a CDS encoding flavodoxin family protein, with the translated sequence MKTMILFYSRTRKTALVAKTLAQEVNADYLEITDLNNRAGALNYVKASLDAFRENKTLIKPETVNLTDYDLVYVGSPTWAGKPAPAIITLIDQCDFQGKDVILFATMGSSGGQKVIERMREKIEPRGGRMIKSFQIKTGNQKTEELVENIKEIVKEEDLPIYGI
- the argC gene encoding N-acetyl-gamma-glutamyl-phosphate reductase, with product MLEVAIIGASGYTGGELLRFLSVHEEVEVVAATSRQYANTPVRKVHPHLHDLDIEFTDQSPHDLDVDLGFTATPHGASMSIVPQLVDKGIKVVDLSGDYRFDNIGTYEKWYNLKHEKPLDAVYGLPEMYREEIKKANLVANPGCYPTGAILAGIPLVKEGLVDTLIADSKSGVSGAGIKPTPVTHYPNISDNIVPYAVTTHRHMPEIQEKLGKFGDVRVSFTPHLVPVIRGIITTLHSFPNQEISSEEIVDLYNKQYQAEPFVRVLDTGETPRLSSVRGSNFCHIGCFEVDENGRLVVVSAIDNLVKGASGAAVANMNLMCGFPENMSMEGCGLHP
- a CDS encoding preprotein translocase subunit SecD; amino-acid sequence: MKLKEFLKDKRVLLLIVLVIASIGAISVLGIQQGLDLKGGSTIQIQLEKPVDTATMNTVTAVLDKRLNIFGVKDVKVYPSGNQNVIVEIAGVQPEDVAKIVGSNGKFEAKINNQTALVGSDITQVKTYQVTGTQWQVPFTVSLDGSNRFAQVAKGQAGVPVEMYLDDELITSPELAEELANGNPSTDVMISGGAATKEEAQTEAKSVQTLLQSGALPVKVKIVGVSSVSADLGDQFINGALIAGLLALVVIAAIIILRYRTPILVVPIIITSIAELILVLGAAAVIHWNIDLAAIAGIIAAIGTGVDDQIIITDEVLKGFSEKKGKRRRLAGVRSQIKGAFFIIFAAAGTLIAAMLPLAYIGFSRGATGIGVLSGFAFTTVLGVLIGIFITRPVYAKFIEMILDK
- a CDS encoding protein translocase subunit SecF translates to MITLERFLESYKPLIAIPVVITIISLVLIATMGINEGIELKGGTVVVIELEKSVSQNELQSIISSTVPGQQVDVKSINNDQATVDITGDTDVVKISAALKETGTITSYRSVGPVLSAESMTQIYYALAFAFIFMSITVFIIFRDVVPSMAIILAAISDIVIAVGGMSLFGIPLSIASVGALLMLIGYSVDTDILLTTRVLKRKEGTITQRAKDAMKTGITMAITSTSSMVALYLVVVFLIPAAQTLADIAAVLIIGLVADIMTTWLMNLGILRWYTEARQ